One region of Carbonactinospora thermoautotrophica genomic DNA includes:
- a CDS encoding EndoU domain-containing protein: MSGDFEISPESLRAASRGVRRCAEDFAAGLRASLQGMGGPPLALAGADNVPAGALARQLDDLTHVEAGGGGPNLMAMLSGGGGGAARLGRRLKGNVPPHVIDHILKGEIKNGRLVGYHHRPGGRDAPNRKTVEKEWVDQREGIYRGEVWGREAPGKDWVKKRNISTFFPDHWTREQVEHAVRRAWENAEIVDETKRQWRGYYRGLEFEGYYDADGNVTTAYVTGSR, encoded by the coding sequence ATGTCGGGGGATTTCGAGATCTCACCGGAGTCGTTACGGGCCGCCTCGCGGGGCGTGCGCCGGTGCGCGGAGGACTTCGCCGCCGGCCTGCGCGCCTCCCTGCAGGGCATGGGCGGCCCACCCCTGGCCCTCGCCGGCGCTGACAACGTCCCAGCCGGTGCCCTGGCCCGCCAGCTCGACGACCTCACCCACGTCGAAGCCGGAGGTGGCGGTCCCAACCTCATGGCCATGCTGTCCGGCGGGGGCGGAGGCGCGGCCCGCCTGGGACGGCGACTCAAAGGGAACGTCCCTCCCCACGTGATCGACCACATCCTCAAGGGCGAGATCAAGAACGGCCGCCTGGTCGGCTACCACCACCGCCCGGGCGGGCGGGACGCCCCGAACCGCAAAACCGTGGAAAAGGAGTGGGTCGACCAGCGGGAAGGTATCTACCGGGGCGAGGTGTGGGGGCGTGAAGCTCCCGGCAAGGACTGGGTCAAGAAACGTAACATCAGCACGTTTTTTCCAGACCACTGGACGCGGGAGCAGGTCGAACACGCCGTGCGGCGGGCGTGGGAGAACGCGGAGATCGTGGACGAGACCAAGCGCCAGTGGCGCGGTTACTACCGTGGACTTGAATTCGAAGGCTACTACGATGCGGACGGGAACGTTACGACCGCGTACGTTACGGGCTCTCGCTGA
- a CDS encoding RNA-guided endonuclease InsQ/TnpB family protein translates to MRLRYNFRLYPTAGQRAALARAFGCARVVFNDGLRIRQDAHAAGLPYISDGELSKRVITEAKKTPERSWLGEVSAVVLQQALADLNAAYRNFFASVTGTRKGPKVAPPRFRSKKDNRQAIRFTRNARFAITDGGKLRLPKIGDVRVRWSRNLPAEPSSVTVVRDAAGRYFASFVVEVAPEPLPEADAEVGIDLGLAAFAVLSDGRKVDSPRFLRRAERKLRKAQRALSRKQQGSKNREKARLRLARAHARVADARRDFHHQTSTRIIRENQAVYAEDLAVNGLARTRLAKSVHDAGWAAFLAMLEYKAARHGRHFARIGRFRPTSQVCSACGGKDGPKPLHVRAWTCSHCGTSHDRDLNAAKNILAAGRAERRNACGAGVRPGPALAAGGEAGTHRGAA, encoded by the coding sequence GTGCGGCTCCGGTACAACTTCCGCCTCTACCCCACCGCCGGTCAGCGCGCGGCGCTGGCACGGGCGTTCGGGTGCGCGCGGGTGGTGTTCAACGACGGGCTGCGCATCCGGCAGGACGCCCACGCGGCCGGGTTGCCGTACATTTCGGACGGCGAGTTGTCCAAGCGGGTCATCACCGAGGCGAAGAAGACCCCCGAACGCTCCTGGCTGGGCGAGGTCTCGGCCGTGGTGTTACAGCAAGCGCTCGCGGACCTGAACGCCGCCTACCGGAACTTCTTCGCCTCGGTGACCGGCACGCGGAAGGGGCCGAAGGTGGCCCCGCCCCGGTTCCGGTCAAAGAAGGACAACCGGCAGGCGATCCGGTTCACCCGCAACGCCCGCTTCGCGATCACGGATGGCGGGAAGCTTCGCCTGCCGAAGATCGGGGACGTGCGGGTGCGCTGGTCGCGGAACCTGCCGGCCGAGCCCTCCTCGGTCACCGTCGTCCGGGACGCGGCGGGCCGGTACTTCGCCTCCTTCGTCGTCGAGGTCGCCCCCGAGCCGCTGCCCGAGGCCGATGCCGAGGTCGGGATCGACCTGGGCCTGGCCGCCTTCGCCGTGCTGTCCGACGGGCGCAAGGTCGACAGCCCCCGGTTCCTGCGCCGCGCCGAACGCAAGCTCCGCAAGGCCCAGAGGGCGCTCAGCCGGAAGCAGCAGGGCTCCAAGAACCGGGAGAAGGCGCGGCTGCGCCTCGCCCGGGCGCACGCGCGGGTGGCGGACGCGCGCCGGGACTTCCACCACCAGACCTCCACCAGGATCATCCGCGAGAACCAAGCGGTGTACGCCGAGGACCTGGCGGTGAACGGCTTGGCGCGTACCCGGCTCGCCAAGAGCGTGCACGACGCCGGGTGGGCGGCGTTTCTGGCGATGCTGGAGTACAAGGCCGCCCGGCACGGCCGGCACTTCGCCCGGATCGGCCGGTTCCGGCCCACCTCCCAGGTCTGCTCGGCCTGCGGCGGGAAAGACGGCCCCAAGCCGCTGCACGTCCGCGCCTGGACCTGCTCCCACTGCGGCACGAGCCACGACCGGGACCTCAACGCGGCCAAGAACATCCTCGCCGCCGGGCGGGCGGAGAGGCGAAACGCCTGTGGAGCCGGCGTAAGACCAGGGCCTGCCCTGGCCGCTGGCGGGGAAGCAGGAACCCACCGAGGCGCCGCCTGA
- a CDS encoding MerR family transcriptional regulator, producing MSEELWSIGEVARRIGVRPSAIRYYEERGLLAPARRVGGKRRYGIAELRRLAFIRMLQSVGLRLDEIAVVLGGRDPRGRGWRDVVEERVAALEERIAEAERAKAFLSSALRCRADHPAVSCPYVRRILDERIAELND from the coding sequence GTGTCCGAGGAACTGTGGTCCATCGGTGAGGTGGCACGCCGGATCGGCGTGCGACCGTCGGCGATCCGGTACTACGAAGAACGTGGCCTCCTCGCCCCCGCCCGCCGCGTCGGCGGGAAGCGCCGCTATGGCATCGCGGAATTGCGACGCCTCGCGTTCATCAGGATGCTCCAGTCCGTCGGGCTCCGTCTCGACGAGATCGCGGTCGTGCTCGGTGGCCGGGACCCGCGCGGGCGCGGCTGGCGGGACGTCGTCGAGGAGCGCGTCGCCGCGCTGGAGGAGCGGATCGCCGAGGCCGAACGCGCGAAGGCGTTCCTGTCGTCCGCCCTGCGGTGCCGGGCGGACCACCCGGCCGTCTCCTGCCCGTACGTCCGCCGGATCCTCGACGAGCGGATCGCGGAGCTGAACGACTGA
- a CDS encoding class I SAM-dependent methyltransferase, giving the protein MSRLAHNAFGLPRGVLGRIAGWIMSRGNADMERAIVDALPLSPDTHVLEVGFGPGVGLRLLAERCPAGRVAGADPSPVMVRQARRRVPSGVELVEAGVSDLPWPDGTFDAVVSCNNIMLWPDLPADLREVTRVLRPGGWLGIAVHAWALRKSTWPDAVTDAELLDRLTARLGAAGLAVQRRQAAPRGRHVALYVTATRDPVPGAVPG; this is encoded by the coding sequence ATGAGCAGGCTCGCCCACAACGCGTTCGGGCTGCCCCGGGGCGTACTCGGCCGGATCGCCGGCTGGATCATGAGCCGGGGCAACGCTGACATGGAGCGGGCGATCGTCGACGCCCTTCCCCTGTCCCCGGACACGCACGTGCTGGAGGTGGGTTTCGGCCCCGGTGTCGGGTTGCGGCTGCTCGCCGAGCGCTGCCCGGCCGGGCGGGTCGCGGGCGCCGATCCCTCGCCGGTGATGGTCCGGCAGGCCCGCCGCCGGGTCCCGTCCGGGGTCGAGCTGGTGGAGGCCGGCGTGTCGGACCTGCCGTGGCCCGACGGAACCTTCGACGCGGTCGTCTCGTGCAACAACATCATGCTGTGGCCGGACCTGCCGGCCGACCTCCGGGAGGTGACCCGGGTGCTGCGGCCCGGCGGTTGGCTCGGCATCGCGGTCCACGCCTGGGCGCTGCGCAAGTCCACCTGGCCGGACGCGGTGACCGACGCGGAGCTGCTCGACCGGCTCACCGCGCGACTGGGCGCTGCGGGGCTGGCCGTCCAGCGCCGGCAGGCGGCCCCCCGGGGCCGCCACGTCGCGCTGTACGTCACGGCCACCCGCGACCCCGTCCCGGGCGCCGTCCCGGGGTGA
- a CDS encoding DNA polymerase III subunit gamma and tau — MSLALYRRYRPETFEEVVGQEHVTVPLQQALRNDRVHHAYLFSGPRGCGKTTSARILARCLNCERGPTPTPCGECRSCRDLARNGPGSIDVIEIDAASHGGVDDARELRERAHFAPAQSRYKIYIVDEAHMVTSAGFNALLKLVEEPPEHVKFIFATTEPDKVIGTIRSRTHHYPFRLVPPGVVRDYLAELCEKEGVTVEDGVLPLVVRAGGGSMRDTLSVLDQLIAGSGPEGVTYQLATALLGYTDDQLLDDIVNAFAARDGAAVFQVVDRVIEGGHDPRRFVADLLERFRDLVILAAVPDAAGKGLIDKPADQLDRMRDQAARFGLAELSRAADLINAGLAEMRGATAPRLQLELLCARVLLPAADDGSVLARLERLERRLSTGGAPPAVAAQHPPAAQLARQQAEPGGHPVSHQPAGWPPEDEPAGRLATRLTGQRAAGQLAGPATAEPPGPAAVDQAARPGGEAAAAPSPARPGTARPGSRPAAHWPAPAGDGETAVPARPTPVDEPAVPAAQPSGLDTLSVRRMWPQILEAVKHRRRFTWILLSQNAQIAGLDGTSLQVAFVNAGARDRFMSSGSDEILRRALIDVFGADWKIEALVDPAADPSRSPGPGDPGDRGPGPFRGGAPARTPPAGPRSPAGAARPAPAPAAQPGPAPDLAADDPEPPGSAGVAPAPRAVPVAPEEDVPSEDDPDADELGLSAHELLMRELGATIIEEYEND, encoded by the coding sequence GTGTCGCTCGCGCTGTACCGCCGCTATCGCCCGGAGACCTTCGAGGAGGTCGTGGGGCAGGAGCACGTCACCGTCCCGCTCCAGCAGGCGCTACGCAACGACCGGGTCCACCACGCGTACCTGTTCAGCGGCCCGCGCGGCTGCGGCAAGACGACCAGCGCGCGCATCCTGGCCCGCTGCCTGAACTGCGAGCGGGGCCCGACCCCGACCCCGTGCGGGGAGTGCCGCTCGTGCCGGGACCTGGCGCGCAACGGGCCCGGCAGCATCGACGTCATCGAGATCGACGCGGCCAGCCATGGCGGCGTCGACGACGCCCGCGAGCTGCGCGAGCGCGCGCACTTCGCGCCGGCCCAGTCGCGGTACAAGATCTACATCGTCGACGAGGCCCACATGGTCACGTCGGCGGGTTTCAACGCGCTGCTCAAGCTGGTCGAGGAACCGCCCGAGCACGTCAAGTTCATCTTCGCGACCACCGAGCCGGACAAGGTCATCGGCACGATCCGGTCGCGTACCCACCACTACCCGTTCCGGCTGGTGCCGCCCGGCGTGGTCCGCGACTACCTCGCCGAGCTGTGCGAGAAGGAGGGGGTCACGGTCGAGGACGGCGTGCTGCCGCTGGTCGTGCGCGCCGGCGGCGGCTCGATGCGGGACACGCTGTCCGTGCTCGACCAGCTCATCGCCGGCTCCGGGCCGGAGGGGGTCACGTACCAGCTGGCCACGGCTCTCCTCGGGTACACCGATGACCAGCTCCTCGACGACATCGTCAACGCCTTCGCCGCGCGCGACGGTGCGGCGGTGTTCCAGGTCGTCGACCGGGTGATCGAGGGCGGCCACGACCCGCGGCGGTTCGTCGCCGACCTGCTGGAGCGGTTCCGCGACCTGGTCATCCTCGCGGCCGTGCCCGACGCCGCGGGCAAGGGCCTCATCGACAAGCCGGCCGACCAGCTGGACCGGATGCGCGACCAGGCCGCGCGGTTCGGCCTGGCCGAGCTGTCCCGGGCGGCCGACCTGATCAACGCCGGCCTCGCCGAGATGCGCGGCGCCACCGCGCCCCGCCTGCAGCTAGAGCTGCTGTGCGCCCGCGTGCTGCTGCCCGCCGCCGACGACGGGAGCGTGCTCGCCCGGCTGGAGCGGCTGGAGCGCCGGCTCTCGACCGGGGGTGCGCCGCCGGCCGTGGCGGCCCAGCACCCGCCGGCCGCCCAGCTCGCCCGGCAGCAGGCCGAGCCCGGTGGCCACCCGGTGTCGCATCAACCGGCCGGCTGGCCGCCCGAGGATGAGCCCGCCGGCCGGTTGGCTACCCGGCTCACCGGGCAGCGCGCGGCCGGCCAGCTCGCCGGCCCGGCGACCGCCGAGCCGCCGGGGCCGGCAGCGGTTGACCAGGCCGCCCGGCCAGGCGGCGAGGCGGCTGCGGCGCCGTCGCCCGCACGGCCGGGTACGGCGCGGCCCGGGAGCCGGCCGGCCGCGCACTGGCCGGCCCCCGCTGGTGACGGGGAAACCGCCGTGCCCGCCCGGCCCACGCCGGTGGATGAGCCCGCGGTCCCGGCGGCGCAGCCGAGCGGTCTGGACACCCTGTCGGTACGGCGGATGTGGCCGCAGATCCTGGAGGCGGTCAAGCACCGGCGCCGGTTCACCTGGATCCTGCTCAGCCAGAACGCCCAGATCGCCGGGCTGGACGGCACCAGCCTCCAGGTCGCCTTCGTCAACGCGGGCGCCCGGGACCGCTTCATGAGCAGTGGCAGCGACGAGATCCTGCGCCGGGCGCTGATCGACGTGTTCGGCGCGGACTGGAAGATCGAGGCCCTGGTCGACCCGGCCGCTGACCCGTCCCGGTCGCCGGGGCCAGGTGACCCCGGCGACCGGGGTCCCGGCCCGTTCCGGGGCGGGGCCCCGGCGCGTACCCCGCCGGCTGGACCGCGATCGCCCGCCGGGGCCGCCCGGCCGGCCCCGGCGCCCGCGGCCCAGCCAGGTCCGGCGCCGGACCTGGCGGCGGACGATCCCGAGCCGCCCGGCTCCGCGGGCGTCGCGCCCGCGCCGCGGGCCGTCCCGGTGGCGCCCGAGGAGGACGTCCCCTCCGAGGACGACCCGGACGCGGACGAGCTGGGCCTGTCCGCGCACGAGCTGCTCATGCGCGAGCTGGGGGCGACCATCATCGAGGAGTACGAGAACGACTAG
- a CDS encoding YbaB/EbfC family nucleoid-associated protein, with the protein MFPGGGQPDMQQLLKQAQKMQQDLLAAQEELANARVKGSAGGGLVTATVTGTGELVGLEIDPKAVDPEDTETLADLILAAVRDATRAASELQAKTMGPLTQGLGGLGGGLPGLPGH; encoded by the coding sequence GTGTTCCCCGGCGGTGGTCAGCCTGACATGCAGCAGCTGCTCAAGCAGGCCCAGAAGATGCAACAGGACCTCCTGGCGGCCCAGGAGGAGCTCGCCAACGCCCGGGTCAAGGGCAGCGCCGGCGGCGGGTTGGTGACGGCGACGGTGACCGGCACCGGCGAGCTCGTCGGGCTGGAGATAGACCCCAAGGCGGTGGATCCCGAGGACACCGAGACGCTGGCCGACCTGATCCTCGCCGCGGTGCGTGACGCGACCCGCGCGGCCAGCGAGCTGCAGGCGAAGACGATGGGTCCGCTGACCCAGGGCCTCGGCGGGCTCGGCGGCGGTCTGCCCGGTCTGCCCGGCCACTGA
- the recR gene encoding recombination mediator RecR codes for MYEGVVQDLIDELGRLPGIGPKSAQRIAFHLLNADPADVRRLAQVLLEVKEKVRFCVTCGNVAESEQCRICLDPRRDPAVLCVVEEPKDVVAIEKTREFRGRYHVLGGAISPIEGVGPDDLRIRELLARLADGTVEELILATDPNLEGEATATYLARLVKPMGLRVTRLASGLPVGGDLEYADEVTLGRAFEGRRLLDV; via the coding sequence GTGTACGAGGGTGTCGTCCAGGATCTGATCGACGAGCTGGGCCGGCTTCCGGGCATCGGCCCGAAGAGCGCGCAGCGCATCGCGTTCCACCTGCTCAACGCCGACCCGGCGGACGTGCGACGGCTCGCGCAGGTTCTGCTGGAGGTCAAGGAGAAGGTCCGCTTCTGCGTCACCTGCGGTAACGTGGCCGAGTCCGAGCAGTGTCGGATCTGTCTGGACCCGCGGCGTGACCCGGCTGTGTTGTGTGTGGTCGAGGAGCCCAAGGACGTGGTGGCGATCGAGAAGACCCGCGAATTTCGCGGCCGGTACCACGTGCTCGGTGGGGCGATCAGCCCGATCGAGGGGGTCGGCCCGGACGACCTGCGGATCCGGGAGTTGCTGGCCCGCTTGGCGGACGGGACCGTGGAGGAGCTCATCCTGGCCACCGACCCGAACCTGGAGGGCGAGGCGACCGCGACGTACCTGGCCCGGCTGGTGAAGCCCATGGGGCTCCGCGTGACCCGGTTGGCGAGTGGCCTACCCGTCGGTGGGGACCTCGAGTACGCGGACGAGGTCACGCTGGGGCGCGCGTTCGAGGGGAGACGACTGCTCGATGTCTGA
- a CDS encoding DUF5063 domain-containing protein, whose product MSEDLTEFTAEIADQVESFIIAVTEVARGEAPDQAVSMLLLEVSQLLLAGGRLGAIVDVIPEERFEPDVGPDPDVDDLRERLAKLLAPIDTYTEVFDPYDPTVEPMTCRLSDDLADVVADLMHGLQHYRAGRPSEALWWWQFSYLANWGSTASAALRALQSVVAHVRLDAADSAEEFGESR is encoded by the coding sequence ATGTCTGAGGACCTGACCGAGTTCACCGCGGAGATCGCGGACCAGGTCGAGAGTTTCATCATCGCGGTGACCGAGGTGGCGCGGGGCGAGGCCCCGGACCAGGCCGTGTCCATGCTGCTGCTGGAGGTCTCCCAGCTGCTGCTGGCGGGCGGCCGGCTGGGCGCGATCGTCGACGTGATCCCGGAGGAGCGCTTCGAGCCGGACGTCGGCCCGGACCCGGACGTGGACGATCTGCGCGAGCGGCTGGCCAAGCTGCTCGCGCCGATCGACACCTACACCGAGGTTTTCGACCCGTACGACCCCACGGTCGAGCCGATGACCTGCCGGTTGTCCGACGACCTGGCCGACGTGGTCGCCGACCTCATGCACGGCCTGCAGCACTATCGCGCCGGGCGGCCGAGCGAGGCGCTGTGGTGGTGGCAGTTCTCGTACCTGGCCAACTGGGGTTCGACCGCCAGCGCGGCCCTGCGGGCACTCCAGTCGGTGGTGGCGCACGTACGGCTGGACGCCGCAGACAGCGCCGAGGAATTCGGCGAGAGCCGGTAG
- a CDS encoding aspartate kinase — protein MSLVVQKYGGSSVADADCIKRVAKRIVDTKKAGHDVVVVVSAMGDTTDELIDLAQQVSPLPPARELDMLLTAGERISMALLAMAIANLGFEARSFTGSQAGVITDSVHGKARIIDVTPGRIREALDQDQIAIVAGFQGVSQDTKDVTTLGRGGSDTTAVALAAALGAEVCEIYTDVDGVFSADPRLVRTARRLPRITYEEMLEMAACGAKVLHLRCVEYARRYGIPVHVRSSFSNREGTWVVDGTDNDMEQAIISGVAHDRSEAKITVVGVPDKPGEAAAIFRTVADAEINIDMVVQNVSSSASGRTDISFTLPKSDGQAAMAALAKVQDQIGFESLQYDDQIGKVSLIGAGMRSHPGVTAKFFEALANVGVNIEMISTSEIRISVVCREQDVPAAVAAAHEAFELGAEDEQAIVYGGTGR, from the coding sequence GTGAGTCTCGTCGTGCAGAAGTACGGGGGCAGCTCCGTCGCGGACGCCGACTGCATCAAGCGCGTCGCCAAACGCATCGTCGACACCAAGAAGGCCGGGCATGACGTGGTCGTCGTGGTGTCCGCGATGGGCGACACCACCGACGAGCTGATCGACCTCGCCCAGCAGGTGAGCCCCCTGCCGCCGGCCCGTGAGCTGGACATGCTGCTCACGGCGGGCGAGCGCATCTCGATGGCGCTGCTGGCGATGGCGATCGCGAACCTTGGATTCGAGGCGCGGTCGTTCACCGGCAGCCAGGCGGGCGTGATCACCGACTCGGTGCACGGCAAGGCGAGGATCATCGACGTCACCCCCGGGCGCATCCGCGAGGCGCTGGACCAGGACCAGATCGCGATCGTGGCCGGTTTCCAGGGCGTTTCGCAGGACACCAAGGACGTGACCACCCTCGGGCGGGGCGGGTCGGACACGACCGCCGTCGCGCTGGCCGCCGCGCTCGGGGCCGAGGTGTGCGAGATCTACACGGACGTGGACGGCGTGTTCAGCGCCGACCCGCGGCTCGTGCGCACGGCTCGCCGGCTGCCGCGCATCACGTACGAGGAGATGCTCGAGATGGCGGCGTGCGGGGCCAAGGTGCTGCACCTGCGGTGTGTGGAGTACGCCCGGCGGTACGGCATCCCGGTGCACGTGCGCTCGTCGTTCAGCAACCGCGAGGGCACTTGGGTAGTCGACGGAACGGACAACGACATGGAGCAGGCGATCATCTCCGGCGTCGCCCACGATCGCAGCGAGGCCAAGATCACCGTCGTGGGCGTGCCCGACAAGCCGGGTGAGGCCGCGGCCATCTTCCGGACGGTCGCCGACGCCGAGATCAACATCGATATGGTGGTGCAGAACGTCTCGTCCTCGGCGAGCGGTCGCACCGACATTTCCTTCACGCTGCCCAAGAGCGACGGGCAGGCGGCGATGGCCGCGCTGGCCAAGGTGCAGGACCAGATCGGGTTCGAGTCGTTGCAGTACGACGACCAGATCGGCAAGGTTTCGCTGATCGGCGCCGGCATGCGCTCGCACCCCGGCGTGACCGCGAAGTTCTTCGAGGCGCTGGCCAACGTGGGCGTGAACATCGAGATGATCTCCACCTCGGAGATCCGGATCTCGGTGGTCTGCCGGGAGCAGGACGTGCCCGCGGCGGTGGCGGCGGCGCACGAGGCGTTCGAGCTGGGGGCTGAGGACGAGCAGGCGATCGTGTACGGAGGGACCGGCCGGTGA
- a CDS encoding aspartate-semialdehyde dehydrogenase — protein MSEQRKPTLAVVGATGAVGTVMLDILSTREDVWGEIRLVASSRSAGKRLTVRGEEIEVVALSEEVFAGVDVAMFDVPDEVSKEWAPIAAAKGAVVVDNSGAWRMDPEVPLVVPEVNPEAARERPKGIIASANCTTLSMIVPMGALHREWGLKEMFVASYQAASGAGQAGIDTLRTQLAKVAGSQSLGTQPGDLRAVVGDFGPFPAPLVLNVIPFAGSLKEEGWASEELKVRNESRKILGLPDLKVSATCVRVPVITTHSLAIHAIFDQEVDAERARAVLRQTPGVVVVDDPARSEFPTPADAVGTDPTWVGRIRRSLDDPRALDLFLCGDNLRKGAALNTAQVAELVAAELAG, from the coding sequence GTGAGCGAGCAGCGCAAGCCCACTCTCGCGGTCGTCGGCGCGACCGGCGCCGTCGGCACGGTGATGCTGGACATCCTGTCCACTCGCGAGGACGTGTGGGGTGAGATCCGGCTCGTCGCCTCCTCGCGCTCGGCCGGCAAGAGGCTGACCGTGCGCGGTGAGGAGATCGAGGTGGTCGCCCTCTCGGAGGAGGTCTTCGCGGGCGTCGACGTGGCCATGTTCGACGTGCCCGATGAGGTCTCCAAGGAGTGGGCGCCGATCGCCGCCGCCAAGGGCGCGGTCGTCGTGGACAACTCCGGCGCCTGGCGGATGGACCCCGAGGTCCCGCTGGTGGTTCCGGAGGTCAACCCGGAGGCCGCCCGCGAGCGGCCCAAGGGCATCATCGCGAGCGCGAACTGCACCACGCTCTCGATGATCGTCCCGATGGGCGCCCTGCACCGCGAGTGGGGCCTGAAGGAGATGTTCGTCGCCTCCTACCAGGCGGCGTCCGGCGCCGGCCAGGCCGGCATCGACACCCTGCGCACCCAGTTGGCCAAGGTGGCGGGTTCGCAGAGCCTGGGCACGCAGCCGGGTGACCTGCGCGCGGTCGTGGGTGACTTCGGGCCGTTCCCGGCGCCGCTGGTGCTGAACGTGATCCCGTTCGCCGGTTCCCTGAAGGAGGAGGGCTGGGCGTCCGAGGAGCTGAAGGTGCGCAACGAGTCGCGCAAGATCCTTGGCCTGCCCGACCTGAAGGTGTCCGCCACCTGCGTGCGGGTGCCGGTGATCACCACCCACTCGCTGGCCATCCACGCGATCTTCGACCAGGAGGTCGACGCGGAGCGGGCCCGTGCGGTCCTGCGACAGACGCCGGGTGTGGTGGTGGTCGACGACCCGGCCAGGTCGGAGTTCCCGACCCCGGCGGACGCGGTCGGCACCGATCCGACCTGGGTCGGCCGGATCCGCCGCTCGTTGGACGACCCGCGCGCGCTCGACCTGTTCCTGTGCGGCGACAACCTGCGCAAGGGCGCGGCGCTCAACACGGCCCAGGTGGCCGAGTTGGTCGCCGCCGAGCTGGCCGGCTGA
- a CDS encoding SigE family RNA polymerase sigma factor has protein sequence MAETTCLVLEAAPASAPSLLGAGARVGTDARFDAASRLDAAVDQLTETYRAHYSSLLRLAALLLDDPSSAEDIVQEAFIRVHASQHRLRNRDKMLAYMRQTVVNLARSALKRRLLGLRLLPKPMPDAASAEEGAYAALERDALVKALRRLQRRQREVIVLRYFADLSEAETARVLGISIGSVKAYGSRGLVALRALMEEEG, from the coding sequence GTGGCAGAGACGACGTGCTTGGTGCTGGAGGCGGCCCCGGCGTCGGCGCCGAGTCTGCTGGGCGCGGGGGCTCGGGTGGGTACTGACGCCCGGTTCGACGCGGCGTCCCGGCTCGATGCGGCCGTCGACCAGCTCACCGAGACCTACCGGGCTCACTACTCGTCTCTGCTCCGGCTGGCCGCCCTGCTGCTCGATGACCCGTCCTCGGCCGAGGACATCGTGCAGGAGGCGTTCATCCGGGTGCACGCGAGCCAGCACCGGCTGCGCAACCGGGACAAGATGCTCGCGTACATGCGCCAGACCGTCGTCAACCTGGCCCGCTCCGCCCTGAAGCGCCGGCTGCTCGGGCTGCGGCTGTTGCCCAAGCCCATGCCGGACGCGGCCAGCGCCGAAGAGGGCGCCTACGCCGCGCTGGAGCGGGACGCGCTGGTCAAGGCGCTCCGTCGGCTTCAGCGGCGACAGCGCGAGGTGATCGTCCTGCGGTACTTCGCGGACCTCTCCGAGGCGGAGACCGCGCGGGTACTGGGGATTTCCATCGGATCGGTGAAGGCGTACGGGTCGCGCGGCCTCGTGGCCCTTCGAGCGCTCATGGAGGAGGAGGGATGA